The Thermodesulfobacteriota bacterium genome contains the following window.
GTAGTTTTTCCAACACAACTTTACTAAAAACCGCCAAGCTATATTCTCAGTCTTTACGGTATGTTCGAATGATTTTATGTCCATGACACCATTATATTATGGTGCCAAATCTTTTACAATCACCTAATTCTTAATACTATATGGAGGTTTTAATGTCTGATTTTGATCAGAGGGAATACCAGACGGTGGTTTTGGCAGCATTGCTGCATGATATTGGAAAGTTTTATCAACGTGCTTTGGGCAAAGGAAAAGGCACCCATCAACAGCTTGGGGATGAATGTTTTGAACAGTACTTTGCTGAAAAAATATCTAATATCCTTTCATCTGATGAGGTTGATATAGTCCGAAATGCTATTAATAACCACCATGAATATGCTGAGTTCATAACGCTTGCAGATGGGCTTTCAGCAGGTATGGACAGGATTGACCTTCAGGATTATGAAACAGGTGACCCTGTAAAAGAAAGGTTGGAATCCGTTTTTCAAACAATATCTCTTGGTAAGCATATTCCTACAGAAAACTATCGCTATCATCTCAAAACCCTCTCGCTCAATAAAGAAGATGTCTTTCCCATACGGGTTATTGAGAAAATATTGCTTGTCGAGGAATATGGCACATTGTGGGAAGGCTTTAAAAACGATTTGATGAATCTTCAAATTCATAATCTACCTTTGCTCGTCAACTCCTTCTATTACCTCCTGTGGAAATACACATGGTGTGTCCCAGGAGCGGTCTATAAAAGTGAACCTGACGTCTCACTTTTTGATCACCTTAAAACAACCGCCGCAATAGCTGGTTGCCTCTTTTTTAAAAAGAAAAGCGGGGAACAGGGCGACAAAGAGTTTCTGCTTTTCGGGGGAGACCTATCAGGGATACAGAAGTTTATTTATAAGATAACCAATGTTCAAGGAGTAAAGGGTGTTTCAAAAAGGTTGAGGGGCCGTTCGTTTTATTTATCTCTGATGCAAGAAGTATTAGTCCTGTATTTAATTAACGGATTATCTTTATCCATTCCTCATATCATCTTCAGCGGAGGCGGCAGGTTTGAAATGTTATTGCCGAATACAAAGGCTGTCAAAAGCGAGATTAATGATATCAATTTGGAGATCAACAAATGGCTGCTAAAAGAATATACTGGAGAATTAGGTCTTGTTACAACATGGATTGAGGCTGATCAAAATGATATTAAGGATTATTCTGGTTTGCTTAAAGACCTTGACAGTGCTTTATCCGTTGAGAAAAAGAGAAAGTTCAAGGAGTTTTTCCTTCAAGATTCGTTCTGGGTTGGAGATGGAAAAAAAGAAGAAGATATAAGGGTATGCAGGTCATGCGGAACAACGCTTGTTCAGAAGGGGGTTAATGACGAAATCTGCAAATTGTGTGAAAAACATAAAGAGATAGGGGAACGGCTGCCTAAAACCGAATATATCGCCTATTTATCAAAACCAAATAAATCAATAAAAGGGCTTGAGATACCATTTGAAAATTTTGGTGCTGCATATCTACTTTCTTCAAAAGAATATTATGAAAGACTTTTGGAATTGCAAGAAGCAATAACTGTTCAAAAAGTGAATAAAACGGATGACGTAGCTTTTAGATTCATTGGCAATGTCGCACCCATAGCCAAAGAAGACTTTGTACAGGATACAGAAGAGGAAGAGACTAAAATTGCTAAACAAGGCAATGTGCTCACCTTTGAAACGATGGCAGATATGAGTATTGGTGACAAAAGAATTGGCGTCCTGAAGATGGATGTTGATTACCTTGGTCTTATTTTCGCTATTGGGCTTGAGCCGCAAGAAAAATCGGAGAAGATGAAGAAATCCATTTCAAAGGTTGCAGCAATAAGCAGGGGAATGGACTGGTTCTTTGGTGGGTACCTTAACGAAATTTGTAAGGCGGTTTTTGAAGAATGGAAAGTAAATGCCCATAAGGCAGGATGGGAAAATAAGGCTGATAGGGTCGAAAACATATTTTATATCGTCTATTCCGGCGGTGATGACCTTTTAATAGTTGGACCCTGGAGTGAAATACCAAAATTGGCAAAAGCGATAAAGGATGAATTTAAAGATTATACCTGTAATAATGAGGACATAAACCTTTCCGCTGGCGGATATCTTTGCAAGCCAAAATTTCCCATAAGCATATTTTCAAGAGCTGTGGGGGAAGAGTTAGATAAATCAAAAGATAAGGGCAGAAATAGGATAACAATCCTTGGCGATACGGTTCAATGGACTGAAAATAATACAGGATGTGGCTTTGATGACCTGCTTGACTTTGGAGAGACTCTATATGAAGCTATCTCTACAAAAGATGCTAATAGCAGACTTCCAAGAGGGTTTGTGCACGGCTTATTAAAGAAACACAAGCAGTTTGAGGAGGGAAAGGACAAAAACTTCATCCCTGCGATTATTTATCAACTGGAGAGAAATGTTAAAAGTGCAGCAACGGTAGTAATCAAAGACGAAGAAAAAAAGTTAAAGGGCTATTTGCGCGAAAAACTCATAACAGATAAAAGCGGATATTTTCAGAAGATAAAAATACCAGCAAGCTACGCCTTGTTAAAATCAAGGAAGGAGGATTAGTTATGCCAGAAATAAAGATTACTGAGGTAATAAATAAAATAAGGGAACTCAAAACGTTTTCTGTCATTGACCCTGAATTTTTTGCAAAGGAGAATGGGGCAGCACATATCGTTGCAAAGGATGTTCGGAAGAAAATGAAAGTTACACAACTAAGAAAATTTTTCGGACATATTAAAAAAATCCAAACAAAGTATAAAGGCAAAACAACAGATAAGGTTGATAAAAGTGACCTGTTTTTATTGATGCCTGAGCTTGCCTATGCACTTGGAAGGGAGCTTATTAGTAAAGACTTTTATGAATTGATGAAAATAAGCCTCAGTCCAGAGAAAATATCAACGGTGAAAGACTTTAATTGCTTTGTGAATTTTCTTTCTGCTGTGCTTGCCTACCATAAAATGGAAAAGGAGGGATAAGAAATGTCTGAAAAACAAAATAGTTATCAATTCTCAGGCAAATATATAATCAAAGTAGACATCCGATGTATAACCGGGCTTCATGTCGGCGGGACAGACGAAGGATTTGAAATAGGCGGTATTGACAATCCTGTCATTAAAGACCCCATTACAGGCTTTCCGTATATTCCCGGTTCTTCTTTGAAAGGGA
Protein-coding sequences here:
- the cas10 gene encoding type III-A CRISPR-associated protein Cas10/Csm1, with protein sequence MSDFDQREYQTVVLAALLHDIGKFYQRALGKGKGTHQQLGDECFEQYFAEKISNILSSDEVDIVRNAINNHHEYAEFITLADGLSAGMDRIDLQDYETGDPVKERLESVFQTISLGKHIPTENYRYHLKTLSLNKEDVFPIRVIEKILLVEEYGTLWEGFKNDLMNLQIHNLPLLVNSFYYLLWKYTWCVPGAVYKSEPDVSLFDHLKTTAAIAGCLFFKKKSGEQGDKEFLLFGGDLSGIQKFIYKITNVQGVKGVSKRLRGRSFYLSLMQEVLVLYLINGLSLSIPHIIFSGGGRFEMLLPNTKAVKSEINDINLEINKWLLKEYTGELGLVTTWIEADQNDIKDYSGLLKDLDSALSVEKKRKFKEFFLQDSFWVGDGKKEEDIRVCRSCGTTLVQKGVNDEICKLCEKHKEIGERLPKTEYIAYLSKPNKSIKGLEIPFENFGAAYLLSSKEYYERLLELQEAITVQKVNKTDDVAFRFIGNVAPIAKEDFVQDTEEEETKIAKQGNVLTFETMADMSIGDKRIGVLKMDVDYLGLIFAIGLEPQEKSEKMKKSISKVAAISRGMDWFFGGYLNEICKAVFEEWKVNAHKAGWENKADRVENIFYIVYSGGDDLLIVGPWSEIPKLAKAIKDEFKDYTCNNEDINLSAGGYLCKPKFPISIFSRAVGEELDKSKDKGRNRITILGDTVQWTENNTGCGFDDLLDFGETLYEAISTKDANSRLPRGFVHGLLKKHKQFEEGKDKNFIPAIIYQLERNVKSAATVVIKDEEKKLKGYLREKLITDKSGYFQKIKIPASYALLKSRKED
- the csm2 gene encoding type III-A CRISPR-associated protein Csm2, which gives rise to MPEIKITEVINKIRELKTFSVIDPEFFAKENGAAHIVAKDVRKKMKVTQLRKFFGHIKKIQTKYKGKTTDKVDKSDLFLLMPELAYALGRELISKDFYELMKISLSPEKISTVKDFNCFVNFLSAVLAYHKMEKEG